The Vibrio mangrovi genome includes a region encoding these proteins:
- a CDS encoding beta-galactosidase: MQDFSPILPKVNRLLHGADYNPEQWLDRPDILERDIELMKATHCNVMSVGIFSWTSLEPREGEFRFEWLDAVLDRLAEHDISVFLATPSGARPAWLSQQYPSVLRVNSARVKQLHGERHNHCYTSPEYREKVAIINARLAERYSDHPAVIGWHISNEYGGDCHCEHCQSAFRHWLQEKYQDLDELNSRWWSKFWSHTYSDWSQIESPSPVGENSVHGLKLDWKRFVTSQVTDFCLHEIQPLKAENPDLPVIANLMEYFYDYDYWKLSQVLDIVSWDSYPLWHKGEDDLALACYTAMYHDLMRSLKNKPFLLMESTPSQTNWQPVTKLKKPGMHLLASMQAVAHGSDSVQYFQWRKSRGSVEKFHGAVVDHVGHVDTRVGREVTQVGHLLSQIPEVAGSRTSAEVAIIFDWESRWAMDDAQGPRNAGLFYEQTVTENYRGFWEQGIACDVIEQLCDFSPYKVVVAPMLYLIKPGVAERIEQFVQQGGIFVATYWSGIVDEDDLCFLGGFPGGENSPLRRTLGIWAEEIDSLYDEEQVAVIAAEQNPLQLEGEYQARHLCELVHLEGAQALAHYGSDFFSGMPAVTRHSYGKGYAYYVTSRNDLRFQQDFYRGIVRYHDVKPVIPVQLPQGVSVTKRVNADQEFFFVMNFNATPVTFTLDHFDYFDVSCADLLADKQLHLDKYEIKVLKR; the protein is encoded by the coding sequence ATGCAAGACTTTTCTCCAATACTTCCGAAAGTCAACCGGTTGCTGCATGGTGCAGATTACAATCCGGAACAGTGGCTGGACCGTCCGGATATTCTGGAACGGGATATTGAGCTGATGAAAGCAACCCACTGTAATGTTATGTCTGTCGGTATTTTTAGCTGGACGTCACTGGAACCCCGTGAAGGAGAGTTCCGGTTTGAATGGCTTGATGCTGTACTCGACCGGTTGGCCGAGCATGATATATCCGTGTTTCTGGCAACACCAAGCGGGGCGCGTCCGGCCTGGTTATCACAGCAATATCCCAGTGTGCTACGGGTCAATAGTGCCCGGGTGAAACAGTTGCACGGAGAACGGCACAATCACTGTTACACCTCTCCCGAATATCGTGAAAAAGTGGCGATCATTAACGCCAGACTGGCTGAGCGTTATTCCGACCATCCGGCCGTGATTGGCTGGCATATTTCTAATGAATATGGCGGTGACTGTCACTGTGAACATTGTCAGAGTGCTTTTCGGCACTGGCTGCAAGAGAAATATCAGGATCTGGATGAGCTGAACAGTCGCTGGTGGAGCAAATTCTGGAGCCATACCTACTCGGACTGGTCGCAGATTGAGTCTCCTTCTCCGGTGGGAGAGAACTCTGTTCATGGCCTGAAGCTGGACTGGAAACGCTTTGTGACGTCTCAGGTGACAGATTTCTGCCTTCATGAGATTCAACCGCTGAAAGCTGAGAATCCGGATCTGCCGGTTATCGCAAACCTGATGGAATATTTCTACGACTACGATTACTGGAAGCTCAGTCAGGTGTTGGACATTGTCTCCTGGGACAGCTATCCGCTCTGGCACAAAGGTGAAGATGATCTGGCGTTGGCGTGTTATACCGCCATGTATCATGACCTGATGCGAAGTCTGAAGAATAAACCGTTTTTGCTGATGGAATCGACGCCCAGCCAGACCAACTGGCAGCCGGTGACGAAGCTGAAAAAGCCGGGAATGCATTTACTGGCCTCGATGCAGGCCGTTGCCCATGGTTCTGATTCGGTACAATATTTTCAGTGGCGGAAAAGCCGGGGATCGGTCGAAAAATTCCATGGCGCAGTCGTGGATCATGTCGGTCATGTCGATACCCGGGTTGGACGTGAAGTGACTCAGGTCGGACATTTGCTGTCGCAAATCCCTGAAGTTGCCGGCAGCCGGACCAGCGCAGAAGTTGCGATTATTTTTGACTGGGAAAGCCGCTGGGCAATGGATGATGCTCAGGGCCCGCGCAATGCCGGATTGTTTTATGAGCAGACGGTGACAGAAAACTACCGGGGATTCTGGGAACAGGGAATTGCCTGTGATGTCATTGAGCAACTTTGTGATTTTTCACCCTACAAAGTGGTTGTTGCTCCGATGCTGTACCTGATTAAACCGGGTGTGGCAGAACGGATTGAGCAGTTTGTTCAGCAGGGGGGAATATTCGTGGCAACCTACTGGAGTGGTATCGTTGATGAGGACGATCTCTGCTTCTTAGGTGGTTTTCCGGGAGGAGAGAACAGTCCGCTCCGCAGAACATTAGGGATCTGGGCCGAAGAAATTGATTCGTTGTACGATGAAGAGCAGGTTGCAGTCATTGCTGCTGAGCAGAATCCATTGCAGCTTGAAGGCGAATATCAGGCTCGTCATTTGTGTGAGTTGGTCCACCTTGAAGGGGCGCAGGCACTGGCTCACTATGGAAGTGATTTTTTCAGCGGTATGCCGGCAGTCACTCGTCATTCATACGGTAAAGGATATGCGTATTATGTGACGTCCAGAAACGATTTGCGCTTCCAGCAGGACTTTTACCGGGGCATCGTCAGATACCATGACGTGAAGCCGGTTATTCCGGTACAACTTCCTCAAGGGGTTTCGGTGACTAAGCGTGTTAACGCGGATCAGGAATTCTTCTTTGTGATGAACTTTAATGCAACACCGGTTACGTTCACACTGGATCACTTTGATTATTTTGATGTTTCTTGTGCTGATTTATTAGCAGATAAACAGTTGCATCTGGATAAATATGAGATAAAAGTTCTGAAGAGATAA
- a CDS encoding maltoporin, whose amino-acid sequence MKMSVKPLVPVILAALTTIPAYAVDFNGYVRSGLGISTNGGGLDGKTKTEKNKLGRLGNEYDTYAELSLGQELYKEEAKSFYFQSTFEMSSNGNLENEGTDKDNANFAIKELNIQAKGFIESLPDAVIWAGKRFYQRHDLHIIDTKYWNVSGYGAGLENVKLGSGALSTAIIRGDADDTSDLNINYLDVRYAGLKPWEGAWTEFGIDYALPNPTDTQKENGVDFGNAVMLTGELSQSFSWGYNKTVLQYANEGLAQNMTSQGGGWYDIWSGDVSNANGYRLINTGDFHVSEHLALNHVLTYGYTEKYATNVKDRDLLSLAIRPTYAWSKHHKTVFELGYFTSTVKNTDGTEVKSGGEKLTVAQVLAAGEDVLARPEIRFYATYIKDTEGKSFNDNRDDDDIRLGVQIEAWW is encoded by the coding sequence ATGAAAATGAGTGTAAAGCCTTTGGTGCCTGTTATTTTAGCAGCCCTGACAACAATACCTGCATATGCAGTGGATTTCAATGGATATGTACGTTCAGGCCTTGGTATATCAACCAATGGTGGCGGTCTGGATGGTAAAACTAAAACTGAAAAAAATAAACTTGGTCGTCTTGGTAATGAATATGACACTTATGCTGAGTTAAGCCTGGGCCAGGAATTATATAAAGAAGAAGCAAAGAGTTTTTATTTTCAGAGTACATTTGAAATGTCATCTAATGGCAACTTGGAAAATGAAGGAACTGATAAAGATAATGCAAACTTTGCTATTAAAGAACTTAATATTCAGGCAAAAGGTTTTATTGAATCATTGCCGGATGCTGTAATATGGGCGGGTAAACGTTTTTACCAACGTCATGATCTCCATATTATCGATACTAAATACTGGAATGTATCTGGTTATGGTGCTGGTCTGGAAAATGTGAAATTGGGTTCCGGTGCGCTTTCAACCGCAATTATTCGTGGAGATGCTGATGACACTTCTGACCTGAATATTAACTATCTGGATGTACGTTATGCGGGTCTGAAGCCGTGGGAAGGTGCATGGACTGAGTTTGGTATTGATTATGCGTTACCTAATCCAACCGATACTCAGAAAGAAAATGGTGTTGATTTCGGTAATGCAGTGATGCTTACGGGAGAGTTGAGCCAGAGTTTTTCCTGGGGTTATAACAAGACCGTATTGCAATATGCCAATGAAGGTCTGGCACAGAATATGACCTCACAGGGTGGTGGCTGGTATGACATCTGGAGCGGCGATGTCAGCAATGCAAACGGATACCGGCTCATTAACACCGGCGATTTCCATGTTTCAGAACATCTTGCCCTGAACCACGTTCTGACTTATGGCTACACTGAAAAATATGCAACCAATGTTAAAGATCGCGATCTGCTTTCACTGGCAATCCGTCCGACCTACGCTTGGTCTAAGCATCACAAAACCGTATTCGAACTGGGATATTTCACCAGTACGGTGAAGAATACCGATGGTACTGAGGTTAAATCCGGCGGTGAAAAGCTGACGGTTGCTCAGGTTCTGGCTGCCGGTGAAGATGTCCTTGCCAGACCGGAAATCCGGTTCTACGCCACTTATATCAAAGATACTGAGGGTAAATCTTTCAACGATAATCGTGATGATGATGACATCAGGTTAGGTGTTCAGATTGAAGCCTGGTGGTAA
- a CDS encoding glycoside hydrolase family 53 protein encodes MKMKRMIRSLLGAGALLLTTHSYAFIKGADISWLTEMEDNGYKFINRWGYQQDVLSILRDDYGMNTIRLRVWVNPSDGYYSSLEDVITKAKWAKAAGMSIMIDFHYSDTWADPGNQWKPAAWSSLSFDDLMAKVWSYTRDSMVALKNAGITPKWVQVGNETNNGMLWNDGMASNNMRNYAWLFNSGRNAVKEVFPNAKIIVHLANCHDNANFRWIFDGLKKYGSQWDIIGASSYPKNVSGMSWSQATQRCLNNLNDMVSRYGKDVMITEVGVPWDDPEAKKIVADVISKVRHVRDGRGLGVLYWEPQAYNWKGYTLGAWNPKTRQPTDALEAFLE; translated from the coding sequence ATGAAGATGAAGCGAATGATTCGGTCACTGCTTGGCGCCGGAGCTCTGCTGCTCACTACCCATTCCTATGCCTTTATTAAAGGTGCGGATATCAGTTGGCTGACAGAAATGGAAGATAACGGATATAAGTTTATCAACCGTTGGGGCTATCAACAGGATGTATTGTCGATTTTACGCGATGATTACGGGATGAATACCATTCGGTTACGGGTGTGGGTCAATCCGTCTGATGGCTATTACAGCTCTCTGGAAGATGTCATCACGAAAGCGAAGTGGGCCAAAGCTGCCGGAATGTCGATTATGATCGATTTTCATTATAGCGATACCTGGGCTGATCCAGGAAATCAGTGGAAACCAGCAGCCTGGTCTTCTCTGAGTTTTGATGATCTGATGGCTAAAGTATGGAGCTATACCCGGGACTCGATGGTTGCCCTGAAAAATGCCGGTATTACCCCAAAATGGGTTCAGGTCGGTAATGAAACCAATAACGGTATGTTATGGAATGATGGTATGGCTTCCAACAACATGAGAAATTATGCCTGGTTGTTCAACAGTGGCCGCAACGCAGTGAAGGAAGTCTTTCCGAATGCCAAAATCATCGTTCATCTGGCAAACTGCCATGATAATGCTAATTTCCGCTGGATTTTTGATGGTCTGAAGAAATACGGCTCTCAGTGGGACATTATCGGAGCATCTTCTTATCCGAAAAATGTCAGTGGTATGTCGTGGAGTCAGGCCACACAACGGTGTCTGAATAACCTGAATGACATGGTTTCCCGTTATGGTAAAGATGTCATGATCACGGAAGTCGGTGTTCCCTGGGATGATCCGGAAGCGAAAAAGATTGTTGCAGATGTGATCAGTAAGGTTCGTCATGTCAGAGATGGCCGAGGTCTGGGTGTGCTTTACTGGGAACCACAGGCGTATAACTGGAAAGGTTATACTCTGGGTGCGTGGAACCCGAAAACCAGACAACCGACAGATGCGCTGGAAGCATTCCTCGAATAG
- a CDS encoding type III secretion system chaperone yields the protein MNHGAEALIHELGEKIGIPLSVKQGATVLTDNSGREFWLEAPENSQLIMMHTSLEQYSVSRAGELDKLRWLALNARPDLMCGAWIGVHVPTDSVRLFVSAPIEFINVSTLEIILSNLFELSRKIPDYLTLVEY from the coding sequence ATGAACCATGGTGCTGAAGCTTTAATTCATGAACTGGGTGAGAAAATAGGCATCCCACTGTCAGTTAAGCAGGGAGCGACGGTTCTGACCGATAATTCAGGCCGGGAGTTCTGGCTCGAAGCCCCGGAAAACAGTCAGCTCATTATGATGCATACATCTCTGGAGCAATATTCGGTGAGCCGTGCCGGTGAACTCGACAAACTCCGGTGGCTGGCGTTGAATGCCCGCCCTGATTTGATGTGTGGTGCATGGATTGGCGTACATGTTCCGACCGATTCAGTCCGGTTATTTGTTTCTGCTCCGATTGAATTTATCAATGTGTCTACACTGGAAATTATTTTAAGCAACTTATTCGAGCTGAGCCGGAAGATCCCTGACTATCTGACGCTTGTCGAATATTGA